In a genomic window of Blastocatellia bacterium:
- a CDS encoding carboxypeptidase-like regulatory domain-containing protein produces MPQKRFIRGVTVGWLAVLLTVFVIPVGAQSTATLRGTVTDPSGAVIPSAKVIVRNQATGVEWETQTDAAGNYQVASLPVGLYRVEVQAPGFETIAITNLKLDVSQIVVQNFQLKVGGVTQEITVIGEAPVVESATITVGHVITERFVQEIPLNGRHFVDLGLLIPGSVTPPQSGFLTAPLRGQGSFAFNTAGNREDTVNFMINGINLNDMVQNQITFQPSINTVSEFKVNNSTFSAEYGRNSGAIVNIATRSGTNEFHGEVFNFLRNDALDARNFFDGREPAPFKRNNFGAAVGGPILKNRAFFFSTYEGLRHR; encoded by the coding sequence GGGCTCAATCCACCGCCACGCTCAGAGGGACGGTGACAGACCCCTCGGGAGCCGTCATTCCCAGCGCCAAGGTCATCGTCCGAAACCAGGCCACTGGCGTTGAGTGGGAGACGCAAACCGATGCGGCGGGTAATTATCAAGTCGCCTCCCTGCCGGTTGGTCTTTACCGGGTTGAGGTTCAAGCTCCCGGTTTCGAGACGATCGCCATTACGAACTTGAAGCTCGATGTGAGCCAGATCGTCGTTCAGAACTTTCAGCTCAAAGTTGGGGGCGTGACTCAGGAGATCACGGTTATCGGTGAAGCTCCGGTGGTCGAATCTGCCACCATCACTGTCGGTCACGTCATCACCGAACGATTCGTGCAAGAGATCCCTCTGAATGGGCGCCATTTTGTTGATCTCGGCCTGCTCATCCCCGGTTCGGTCACCCCTCCACAGAGCGGATTTTTGACGGCTCCTTTACGGGGCCAGGGGTCATTCGCTTTCAACACGGCGGGGAATCGAGAGGACACCGTCAATTTCATGATCAACGGGATCAACCTCAACGACATGGTGCAGAACCAGATCACGTTCCAGCCCTCCATCAACACTGTCTCCGAGTTCAAGGTCAACAATTCGACCTTCAGCGCCGAATACGGTCGGAACTCGGGAGCCATCGTCAATATTGCGACGCGGTCGGGGACGAATGAATTTCACGGTGAGGTCTTCAATTTTCTCCGCAATGATGCCCTGGATGCCCGCAACTTTTTCGACGGCAGAGAACCGGCTCCGTTCAAACGGAATAATTTTGGGGCTGCCGTCGGTGGGCCGATTCTCAAAAACCGCGCCTTCTTCTTCTCGACCTATGAGGGGCTGCGTCATCGGTAG